A genomic window from Pseudomonadota bacterium includes:
- a CDS encoding outer membrane beta-barrel protein: MRNVVNLALLVATSALMAAPPAAAQPAERPAAVAPSASTDRSSELPASTPPVAASGAVAAPPAPRVPPLPLDQGWNSNWGFLLSLNNIFQNGSFLTTYGGMGAAGYYAFKPDLMLRLGVTLWRNSSPLFIQEQTRETAGEKLATYTVGNGASGLGFNGRGDLLWRLSPKAVAPYLGAGLFLDSTHSRQTRDDEVSVVDQITRFRSRDTIIALGARGMGGAEWRLHPNFALFAEYELSVSFLTWTSSSSSTTVENSEGGVRTVTRTASNSARTSWLTWGNTLAQGASLGLIVLF, translated from the coding sequence ATGCGTAACGTAGTCAATCTCGCGCTGCTGGTCGCCACCTCGGCGCTCATGGCAGCGCCGCCAGCCGCCGCGCAGCCCGCCGAGCGACCTGCCGCAGTCGCACCGTCGGCGAGCACCGACCGCTCGAGCGAGCTGCCAGCCTCGACCCCGCCGGTAGCCGCAAGCGGAGCCGTGGCGGCCCCGCCAGCGCCGCGGGTCCCGCCCTTGCCGCTGGATCAGGGTTGGAACTCCAACTGGGGCTTCCTGCTCAGTCTCAACAACATTTTCCAGAACGGTAGCTTTCTCACCACCTATGGGGGCATGGGCGCGGCCGGCTACTACGCCTTCAAGCCCGACCTGATGCTGCGCCTCGGCGTCACGCTCTGGCGCAACAGCAGCCCGCTCTTCATCCAAGAGCAGACGCGGGAAACGGCCGGAGAGAAGCTGGCGACCTACACCGTTGGTAACGGTGCTAGCGGCCTGGGCTTCAATGGGCGCGGCGACCTGCTCTGGCGGCTCAGCCCGAAGGCGGTCGCGCCCTATCTCGGTGCGGGGCTCTTTCTCGACTCCACGCACTCGCGCCAGACGCGCGACGATGAGGTCTCGGTCGTCGACCAGATCACCCGCTTTCGCTCACGGGACACGATCATCGCCCTCGGCGCACGCGGCATGGGTGGCGCGGAGTGGCGGCTTCATCCGAACTTCGCGCTCTTCGCTGAGTATGAGCTCTCGGTCTCGTTCCTGACTTGGACCAGCTCCTCCTCGAGCACCACCGTAGAAAACAGTGAGGGCGGCGTGCGAACCGTGACCCGCACCGCCAGCAACTCGGCGCGGACGAGCTGGCTGACCTGGGGCAACACGCTGGCCCAGGGCGCGTCCCTTGGGCTGATCGTGCTCTTCTGA
- a CDS encoding UTP--glucose-1-phosphate uridylyltransferase: protein MASEGVGSASEGVGSASEGLERRYAEACQRLTRHGQAHVLGFWAALTTAGRLRLLADLDLVDLEALTQAWPAAGPHPGLGGGVEPLREAVPLPDPGEAQARAAGEQALRDGRVAALLVAGGQGTRLGYDGPKGAFALGPVSGRSLFAMHAERLVALGRRFGRVPFLYVMASPENVAVTRAFFLAHECFGLPPDRVQIFPQGVLPAVDADGRLLLAAPDRLVLAPNGNGGLFAAMEQHGVFAQMREHGVDAISYFHVDNALAASCDARFVGHHLLAESEFSCKSVRRSEPLEAVGCFARRADRLCIVEYTELPARLASARDAAGELLFGHGNPGLFVWSRGFAERQAARRDLPVHRAHKRIAHLDTSGRLISPPTPNAFKLETFALDTLPAADRAIVVACTRDEEFAPVKQASGVDSPESARALLGALHRGWIERAGGVVAPGARVEISPLYALDAAELASRLPRAFLAQTDTYLHE, encoded by the coding sequence TTGGCTTCCGAGGGGGTTGGCTCGGCTTCCGAGGGGGTTGGCTCGGCTTCCGAGGGCCTCGAGCGCCGCTACGCCGAGGCCTGCCAACGCCTGACAAGGCACGGGCAGGCCCACGTTCTTGGCTTCTGGGCGGCGCTGACCACGGCGGGTCGCCTGCGTCTCCTCGCGGACCTCGACCTGGTCGATCTCGAGGCCCTGACGCAGGCATGGCCCGCGGCGGGGCCGCATCCCGGTCTCGGCGGGGGCGTTGAGCCGCTGCGGGAGGCCGTACCCCTGCCCGACCCCGGCGAGGCGCAGGCGCGGGCGGCGGGCGAGCAGGCGTTGCGCGACGGACGCGTGGCGGCACTGCTGGTCGCCGGGGGCCAAGGCACGCGTCTCGGCTACGACGGACCGAAGGGCGCCTTCGCGCTCGGGCCGGTCAGCGGCCGCAGCCTCTTCGCGATGCACGCCGAGCGGCTGGTCGCGCTCGGCCGGCGCTTCGGGCGGGTGCCCTTCCTCTACGTGATGGCCAGCCCGGAGAACGTGGCGGTGACCCGCGCGTTCTTCTTGGCGCACGAGTGCTTCGGCCTGCCGCCGGATCGGGTCCAGATCTTTCCGCAGGGCGTCCTGCCGGCGGTCGACGCCGACGGTCGCCTGCTGCTCGCCGCGCCAGATCGCCTCGTCCTTGCGCCTAACGGCAACGGTGGTCTCTTCGCCGCGATGGAGCAGCACGGCGTGTTCGCGCAGATGCGTGAACATGGGGTCGACGCGATCAGCTACTTCCACGTCGACAACGCGCTGGCCGCGAGCTGCGATGCGCGCTTCGTCGGCCACCACCTCCTTGCGGAGAGCGAGTTCTCCTGCAAGTCGGTGCGCCGCAGCGAGCCGCTCGAGGCAGTCGGCTGCTTCGCCCGCCGCGCGGATCGCCTCTGCATCGTCGAGTACACCGAGCTCCCGGCGCGTCTGGCGAGCGCGCGCGACGCCGCGGGTGAGTTGCTCTTCGGCCACGGCAATCCGGGCTTGTTCGTCTGGAGCCGCGGCTTCGCCGAGCGCCAGGCCGCGCGCCGCGACCTTCCCGTGCACCGAGCGCATAAGCGGATTGCACACCTCGACACCAGCGGCCGGCTGATCTCCCCGCCGACGCCCAATGCCTTCAAGCTGGAGACCTTCGCCCTCGACACGCTACCCGCGGCCGACCGCGCGATCGTGGTCGCTTGCACGCGCGACGAGGAGTTCGCGCCGGTCAAGCAGGCGAGCGGCGTCGATAGTCCCGAGAGCGCCCGCGCGCTGCTCGGCGCGCTGCACCGCGGCTGGATCGAGCGAGCGGGGGGCGTGGTCGCGCCCGGCGCCCGCGTCGAGATCAGCCCGCTCTACGCGCTCGATGCCGCCGAGCTAGCGTCCCGCTTGCCGCGAGCCTTTCTCGCGCAGACCGACACCTACCTCCACGAATGA
- a CDS encoding RsmB/NOP family class I SAM-dependent RNA methyltransferase, with product MTRTPTARTSAAESGRYLARQAQLCLDTVRELLALCLGQRRPADRLLTAYFRAHHELGGRDRRLISETSFAVLRWWGWLRELQPSPDALPPALLVAATLLEGLPFPAAGAHWLPGSGLSAADVARVAAQREVETRWRTLVPLLGLPRVEPVLAALSPAWFNAEVAACPRPLPELQGWLQRRPPIWLRAQCENGAALVRELEAAELSVHRHAWLAQALSLGQPRRDLRPLPAFRAGRIEVQDLASQAIGHVCAPRPGQRWWDACAGGGGKTLHLAALMAGKGSVLATDVRGAKLEELRRRARRAGLSNIRTAAWSGQAPDPRKALFDGVLVDAPCSGSGTWRRNPDARWRVQPEDLSELVALQARLLSAAACGVGPAGVLVYATCSLFARENERLVADFLAQHDEFVLDEFAHPLTGAPGCSGMLQLWPWEGDCDAMFVARMRRRKTLAAPPALGA from the coding sequence ATGACGCGCACGCCGACCGCTCGTACCTCCGCAGCGGAGAGCGGCCGCTACCTCGCGCGGCAGGCGCAGCTCTGCCTCGATACCGTGCGCGAGCTGCTGGCGTTATGTCTCGGTCAGCGTCGACCGGCGGACCGCCTGCTGACAGCCTATTTCCGCGCCCATCACGAGCTGGGCGGCCGCGACCGCAGGCTGATCAGCGAGACCAGCTTCGCCGTGCTGCGCTGGTGGGGGTGGCTGCGCGAGCTGCAGCCGAGCCCCGACGCCCTGCCGCCAGCCCTGCTCGTTGCAGCGACCTTGCTCGAGGGGCTGCCCTTTCCGGCGGCCGGCGCGCACTGGCTGCCTGGCAGTGGCCTCAGCGCGGCCGACGTGGCCCGCGTTGCCGCACAACGCGAGGTCGAGACGCGCTGGCGCACCCTTGTGCCGCTCCTCGGCCTGCCGCGCGTCGAGCCGGTCCTGGCAGCGCTCTCGCCGGCCTGGTTCAACGCGGAAGTGGCCGCCTGCCCGCGCCCCCTTCCCGAGCTGCAAGGCTGGCTGCAGCGCCGCCCACCGATCTGGCTGCGCGCACAGTGCGAAAACGGGGCTGCGCTCGTGCGCGAGCTCGAGGCGGCTGAGCTCTCCGTGCATCGGCATGCGTGGCTGGCGCAGGCGCTTTCGCTGGGCCAGCCACGCCGCGATCTACGGCCCCTGCCAGCGTTCCGCGCGGGCCGCATCGAGGTCCAGGACCTCGCCTCGCAGGCGATCGGCCACGTCTGCGCGCCGCGGCCGGGACAACGTTGGTGGGATGCCTGCGCGGGTGGCGGGGGCAAGACGCTGCACTTGGCCGCGCTGATGGCTGGCAAGGGAAGTGTCTTGGCTACCGACGTGCGCGGCGCCAAGCTCGAGGAGCTGCGCCGGCGGGCGCGTCGCGCCGGGCTCAGCAATATTCGGACGGCGGCCTGGTCGGGGCAGGCGCCGGATCCACGCAAGGCGCTCTTCGATGGCGTGCTGGTCGATGCACCGTGCAGCGGCAGCGGCACCTGGCGGCGCAACCCCGATGCGCGCTGGCGCGTGCAGCCGGAGGACCTCTCTGAGCTCGTGGCCCTGCAAGCGCGTTTGCTCAGCGCAGCGGCATGCGGCGTCGGGCCTGCGGGGGTCTTGGTCTACGCCACCTGTTCGCTCTTCGCGCGCGAGAACGAGCGCCTGGTGGCCGACTTCCTCGCGCAGCACGACGAATTCGTGCTCGACGAGTTCGCGCATCCGCTGACGGGGGCGCCCGGCTGCAGCGGCATGCTCCAGCTTTGGCCGTGGGAGGGAGACTGCGACGCGATGTTCGTCGCTCGAATGCGCCGTCGAAAGACCCTCGCCGCGCCACCCGCGCTGGGGGCTTGA
- the rpsU gene encoding 30S ribosomal protein S21 has product MQEEPTIEKQPPALVSAPVPAPAPEPRATSASHTVEGRPLEVVVDDRGLERAIRRLKRKIDTEGITREVKRRRHYEKPSVRKRRKAREAERRRRRRDRRLLRKPGPT; this is encoded by the coding sequence ATGCAGGAAGAACCGACGATCGAAAAGCAGCCCCCGGCGCTCGTGTCAGCGCCAGTGCCGGCGCCGGCCCCTGAGCCGCGCGCCACGAGCGCCTCGCATACTGTCGAAGGGCGTCCCCTCGAGGTGGTCGTAGACGACCGTGGTCTCGAGCGCGCGATCCGACGCCTCAAGCGAAAGATCGACACCGAGGGCATTACCCGCGAGGTCAAGCGTCGGCGGCATTACGAGAAGCCGAGTGTGCGCAAGCGCCGCAAGGCGCGTGAGGCCGAGCGCCGTCGCCGTCGCCGCGATCGGCGGCTGCTGCGGAAACCGGGCCCGACGTAG
- the rpsI gene encoding 30S ribosomal protein S9 gives MSQTERYYGTGRRKTAVARVWLRPGAGQIVVNGRPVEEYFPRFAGRAALLQPLQLTETEGKFDVTVNVCGGGENGQAGAVRHGISRALLEFNAETRGELKKAGLLTRDARAKERKKYGQPGARKRYQFSKR, from the coding sequence ATGTCACAGACGGAACGGTACTACGGCACGGGTCGGCGGAAGACGGCGGTCGCGCGCGTGTGGTTGCGGCCCGGAGCCGGTCAGATCGTCGTCAACGGCCGCCCGGTCGAGGAGTATTTCCCGCGCTTCGCGGGCCGAGCAGCGCTGCTGCAGCCGCTGCAGCTGACCGAGACCGAAGGCAAGTTCGATGTCACGGTCAATGTCTGTGGCGGCGGTGAGAACGGGCAGGCGGGCGCCGTGCGGCACGGCATCAGTCGCGCGCTGCTCGAGTTCAACGCCGAGACGCGCGGCGAGCTGAAGAAGGCGGGCCTGCTGACGCGAGACGCTCGCGCCAAGGAGCGCAAGAAATACGGTCAGCCGGGCGCTCGCAAGCGCTACCAGTTCAGCAAGCGCTGA
- the rplM gene encoding 50S ribosomal protein L13: protein MLRKTYSAHPNEVPVQWLLVDLEGRTLGRVASEIARILRGKHKAQFTPHVDTGDFVVAVNAEKIHLTGDKLSSKRYYRHSQHPGGMSSLSAAEMLARKPGEVLRLAVRGMLPKNTLGRQLLRKLKIYAGANHPHAAQQPKAVEIH from the coding sequence ATGCTTCGAAAGACCTATAGCGCGCACCCGAACGAGGTGCCGGTGCAATGGCTGCTCGTCGATCTTGAGGGACGCACCCTGGGCCGTGTGGCTTCGGAGATCGCCCGGATCCTGCGCGGCAAGCATAAGGCCCAGTTCACGCCGCATGTCGACACAGGCGACTTCGTCGTCGCCGTCAACGCCGAGAAGATCCACCTGACCGGGGACAAGCTGAGCAGCAAGCGCTACTACCGTCACAGCCAGCATCCGGGCGGGATGAGCAGCTTGAGCGCCGCCGAGATGCTGGCGCGCAAGCCCGGTGAGGTCCTGCGCCTGGCGGTGCGCGGCATGCTGCCGAAAAACACCCTCGGACGGCAGCTTCTGCGGAAACTCAAGATTTACGCGGGCGCGAACCACCCGCATGCGGCGCAGCAGCCCAAGGCAGTGGAGATCCATTGA
- a CDS encoding PEGA domain-containing protein, protein MREERAVRLLGKYELVHGPALGASPEASARVADSYAPGPAGTSALAERLLAREGSGLSSAEPLRRLERLRPEFTQLAGVRAAFVGAARRGARLEHPQLLSVIEVIESSDECIVALEHLPGHDLDAVLAAAQASGRGPTAGLAVYVVACLCRAVQQWQSTVSGDASSQAHGGVEPTNVRLGAGGEVKLSGAWLAAAAATATLAGGLSSAPAYASPEQARGEPLDGRSDVFSLGVLLYELLAGRPLFLRATEAATREALLSEPVAPLGGDSDGIPPVLGTVAMRALERSVEQRYGSAQELEHALDQVTRAQHWSEGAPALARWLAEVIPCAEGATSAPGAAAEPLGRGSTAPWALRPLDVEAEADRAHEPYDAHEPYDAHEPYDAHEPYDAEAAESFLDEVPTVEAAREVMAGLVRASAQDEAPQDEAPRHDPPRDGAVATAHRAARSLGADAAPASASGSTERDEYEDFLEALSDTAPRVVVAPRPATPSALPPPANERGAPMPAPPAAVSEEAPLPARAQRRGAAQRTTTTDLLPRARSAWAPLAWSAGVLLVVALAAVGWRAWRNGARDGERNSGRDGLATVIELRTEPVAARVYREGQQPLGETPLVLSDVAAGEDHTLVFTAEGYRAATRVVRLRRGERLRLLVTLDPLRVAERFSLAVATRPAGAALFVNGTRRGTTPLRLDDLRRGEAHTLRLRHDGYLDALRTIDDHEAASLAGMLEVELQPLPAPPARPRGRRAAPRRARPAVEIPRGRVEGELRRR, encoded by the coding sequence GTGCGCGAGGAGCGTGCCGTGCGCCTCTTGGGGAAGTACGAGCTGGTGCACGGTCCCGCGCTCGGGGCCTCGCCGGAGGCCTCTGCGCGCGTCGCGGATTCGTACGCCCCAGGCCCGGCAGGCACCTCGGCGCTGGCGGAGCGTCTGCTCGCGCGCGAAGGCAGTGGCCTGAGCAGCGCCGAACCCCTGCGAAGGTTGGAGCGGCTGCGGCCCGAGTTCACCCAGCTCGCCGGCGTCAGGGCAGCCTTCGTCGGCGCAGCCCGGCGCGGGGCGCGCCTGGAACATCCGCAGCTCCTCTCGGTGATCGAGGTTATTGAGAGCTCCGACGAGTGCATCGTCGCGCTCGAACACCTACCTGGCCACGACCTCGACGCCGTGCTGGCCGCCGCACAGGCCAGCGGTAGAGGGCCAACGGCGGGCCTCGCCGTCTATGTCGTGGCCTGCCTTTGTCGGGCCGTGCAGCAGTGGCAGAGCACCGTGTCAGGTGACGCGTCATCGCAGGCGCATGGTGGCGTGGAGCCGACAAACGTGCGGCTGGGTGCGGGTGGTGAGGTCAAGCTCAGCGGCGCCTGGCTTGCGGCGGCGGCAGCGACCGCGACCTTGGCCGGCGGGCTCAGCAGCGCTCCGGCCTATGCGTCACCGGAGCAAGCGCGGGGCGAGCCCCTCGACGGCCGCAGCGACGTCTTCTCCTTGGGCGTGCTGCTCTACGAGCTGCTTGCGGGGCGGCCGCTCTTCCTGCGCGCGACGGAGGCCGCCACCCGCGAGGCGCTGCTGAGCGAGCCGGTCGCGCCGCTCGGCGGGGACTCTGACGGGATCCCTCCGGTGCTGGGGACCGTCGCCATGAGGGCGCTGGAGCGGAGCGTCGAGCAACGCTACGGCAGCGCGCAAGAACTGGAGCACGCGCTCGACCAAGTGACGCGCGCGCAGCATTGGTCAGAGGGGGCGCCGGCGCTGGCGCGCTGGCTGGCAGAGGTGATCCCCTGCGCGGAGGGTGCGACGTCCGCCCCAGGGGCTGCGGCGGAGCCGCTCGGCCGGGGGAGCACGGCGCCGTGGGCGCTGCGGCCGCTCGACGTTGAGGCCGAGGCGGATCGCGCGCACGAGCCCTACGACGCGCACGAGCCCTACGACGCGCACGAGCCCTACGACGCGCACGAGCCCTACGACGCGGAGGCCGCGGAGTCCTTCCTCGACGAGGTTCCGACGGTCGAAGCCGCCCGCGAGGTGATGGCAGGCCTGGTGCGGGCCTCCGCGCAGGACGAGGCCCCGCAGGACGAGGCCCCGCGGCACGACCCCCCGCGGGATGGGGCCGTCGCGACCGCCCACCGGGCGGCGCGGTCCCTCGGCGCCGATGCGGCACCTGCGAGCGCCTCGGGTTCCACCGAACGCGACGAGTATGAGGACTTCCTCGAGGCCCTCTCCGACACGGCGCCGCGCGTGGTCGTGGCGCCGCGTCCGGCCACGCCGAGCGCCCTTCCGCCGCCGGCCAACGAGCGTGGCGCGCCCATGCCGGCCCCGCCCGCGGCGGTAAGCGAGGAGGCCCCCCTGCCGGCGCGCGCTCAGCGGCGGGGCGCCGCGCAGCGGACGACGACCACCGACCTGCTACCGCGTGCCCGCTCGGCCTGGGCGCCGCTGGCCTGGTCTGCCGGGGTGCTCCTCGTCGTCGCGCTCGCCGCCGTCGGCTGGCGTGCTTGGCGCAATGGTGCGCGCGATGGTGAGCGAAATAGTGGGCGCGATGGCCTCGCCACCGTGATCGAGCTGCGCACCGAGCCGGTGGCGGCGCGGGTCTATCGCGAGGGCCAACAGCCACTCGGCGAGACACCGCTGGTCCTCAGCGACGTCGCCGCCGGTGAAGACCACACGCTGGTCTTCACCGCCGAGGGCTATCGCGCCGCCACGCGCGTAGTGCGCTTGCGTCGCGGTGAGCGGCTACGCCTGCTCGTCACCCTCGATCCCCTACGCGTCGCGGAGCGCTTCTCGCTCGCGGTCGCGACGCGTCCAGCGGGTGCTGCCCTCTTCGTCAACGGAACACGCCGCGGAACGACGCCGCTGCGCCTGGACGACCTCCGGCGCGGGGAAGCGCACACGCTGCGCCTGCGCCACGACGGCTACCTCGACGCCCTGCGCACCATCGACGATCACGAGGCGGCGAGCCTCGCCGGCATGCTCGAGGTCGAGCTCCAGCCGCTGCCAGCGCCACCGGCGCGACCGCGAGGCCGTCGCGCTGCCCCGCGCCGCGCGCGTCCTGCGGTCGAGATCCCCCGCGGCCGCGTCGAGGGCGAGCTCCGGCGCCGCTGA
- a CDS encoding heme exporter protein CcmB produces the protein MGLRANEPNARHPSRAAEAPRLAAQAPGQGSAEPAPPQGELRLLAGHTLQILLKDLRQEWRSREIVYTMTLFAALLVMIFSFAFIEQGEPMTGVAAGILWVAVAFAGTLALGRYFEREREAETITALLLSPASRAAIYLAKLLGITVFMLITEAALLPLLIVLFEIEIAAPGLLVALLLLGTVGFAAVGSLFAAGLMRSNSREVLLSVLTFPIVLPVIIAGAKGTAALIVSPAELPAALLWIKLMLAFDAIFVVLSLWAFGPLVSSE, from the coding sequence ATGGGTCTGAGGGCTAACGAGCCCAACGCCCGCCACCCTTCACGGGCGGCCGAGGCGCCACGCCTGGCAGCGCAGGCGCCCGGGCAGGGCAGCGCCGAGCCTGCGCCGCCGCAGGGTGAGCTGCGCTTGCTCGCCGGGCACACCCTGCAAATCCTGCTCAAGGACCTGCGCCAGGAGTGGCGATCGCGCGAGATCGTCTACACGATGACGCTCTTCGCCGCGCTGCTGGTGATGATCTTCTCCTTCGCCTTCATCGAGCAGGGTGAGCCGATGACTGGCGTCGCTGCTGGGATCTTGTGGGTCGCGGTCGCGTTCGCGGGCACCCTGGCGCTCGGGCGCTACTTCGAGCGTGAGCGCGAGGCCGAGACGATCACGGCGCTGCTGCTGAGCCCCGCGAGCCGCGCGGCAATCTACCTGGCCAAGCTCTTGGGCATCACCGTCTTCATGCTGATCACCGAGGCCGCGCTCCTCCCGCTGCTGATCGTGCTCTTCGAGATCGAGATCGCCGCGCCAGGCCTGCTCGTCGCCCTGCTGCTGCTCGGAACCGTCGGCTTCGCCGCGGTCGGCTCGCTCTTCGCCGCCGGGCTGATGCGCTCCAACAGCCGAGAGGTGCTGCTCAGCGTGCTGACCTTCCCGATCGTCCTGCCCGTGATCATCGCCGGGGCCAAGGGCACCGCGGCCCTGATCGTGAGCCCGGCCGAGCTGCCGGCGGCCCTGCTCTGGATCAAGCTGATGCTCGCCTTCGACGCCATCTTCGTCGTGCTCTCACTGTGGGCCTTTGGGCCCTTGGTGAGCAGCGAGTGA
- a CDS encoding ABC transporter ATP-binding protein, whose amino-acid sequence MDAGISSATISPVRLVGLRKVYRRHAALAGVDGELAAGQVSVLMGPNGAGKSTLLGILSTLARPTGGEVFFGSWSHAQAERSLRQTIGFLGHAPLLYPDLSARENLMFFGRLYRLAALPARVEAWLARTGMLAAADRPVRQLSRGMAQRVALGRALLHRPALLLLDEPFTALDRGGVALLREVIRALRAAGGRWCWRPMTPRRWGASATNSGCSSGDASWRDAAAPTSRGARCSTATTRRWARRSGAGHCPRRPRPRGTIQRAPDDRGKEWTPHGSEG is encoded by the coding sequence ATGGACGCAGGGATCTCCAGCGCGACGATCAGCCCCGTACGCCTGGTGGGCCTGCGCAAGGTCTATCGACGGCACGCGGCCCTCGCCGGCGTCGACGGCGAGTTGGCTGCGGGACAGGTCAGCGTGCTGATGGGTCCGAACGGCGCCGGGAAGTCGACGCTGCTGGGGATCTTGAGCACGTTGGCCCGCCCCACCGGCGGCGAGGTGTTCTTCGGGTCATGGTCGCACGCGCAGGCCGAGCGCAGTCTGCGCCAGACGATCGGGTTTCTCGGCCATGCGCCGCTGCTCTACCCTGACCTCTCGGCCCGCGAGAACCTGATGTTCTTCGGCCGTCTCTATCGACTGGCCGCGCTCCCGGCGCGCGTCGAGGCCTGGCTCGCGCGGACCGGGATGCTAGCGGCAGCCGACCGCCCCGTGCGCCAGCTCTCGCGGGGCATGGCGCAGCGTGTCGCCCTCGGCCGCGCCCTCCTGCACCGGCCAGCGCTGCTGCTGCTGGACGAACCCTTCACCGCGCTCGACCGCGGCGGCGTCGCGCTGCTGCGCGAGGTGATCCGCGCGCTGCGCGCGGCGGGCGGACGGTGGTGCTGGCGACCCATGACGCCGAGGCGGTGGGGAGCCTCTGCGACCAACTCTGGGTGCTCAAGCGGGGACGCGTCGTGGCGCGACGCAGCGGCACCAACCTCGCGGGGAGCGCGCTGCTCGACTGCTACCACGAGGCGGTGGGCGAGGCGCTCGGGGGCGGGCCACTGCCCGCGGCGACCGAGGCCTCGGGGGACGATTCAGCGAGCGCCGGACGACAGGGGGAAGGAATGGACGCCCCATGGGTCTGAGGGCTAA
- a CDS encoding mannose-1-phosphate guanylyltransferase, whose translation MAQQIPVPLPGSVPKPTNAETHDLVVVIMAGGAGTRFWPVSTEARPKQFLRLIGTRTLLQQSYDRVAELVPRERILVLTAASFVDLVREQLPELPADNVIGEPCRRDTAAATALAALLCRRRFGNPVLAVLTADHYISPPAAFQRALLSAAGGARRHPQALYTFGIRPTYPATSYGYLQLGERLPSADQVAHFRLLQFREKPNAETASDYLEAGDYCWNSGIFVWTTTAILEELEQRLPDHLAALERAVAADGTVDFAAELRRAFEPLRPISIDYAVMEHARQVHCVEATFAWSDVGGWIALADFLEHDPFDNAARGQLHVLEAEGNLAFCDDPREHIALVGVRDLIVVRAGNRTLVTTRARAEGIKQLVRGLADELK comes from the coding sequence ATGGCGCAGCAGATCCCCGTGCCTTTGCCCGGGTCGGTGCCCAAGCCGACGAACGCGGAGACGCACGATCTCGTGGTCGTGATCATGGCCGGCGGTGCGGGCACGCGCTTCTGGCCCGTCAGCACCGAAGCCCGTCCCAAGCAGTTTCTGCGCCTGATCGGCACGCGAACGCTGCTGCAGCAGAGCTACGATCGCGTCGCCGAGCTGGTGCCGCGCGAGCGGATCCTGGTGCTCACGGCCGCATCCTTCGTCGATCTCGTGCGCGAGCAGCTACCGGAGCTCCCCGCCGACAACGTGATCGGTGAGCCGTGCCGGCGCGACACCGCCGCCGCCACTGCGCTGGCCGCGCTGCTCTGCCGGCGCCGCTTCGGCAATCCGGTGCTGGCAGTGCTCACCGCCGACCACTACATCTCGCCGCCCGCGGCCTTTCAGCGCGCGCTGCTCTCGGCGGCGGGCGGCGCTCGCAGGCATCCCCAGGCGCTTTACACCTTCGGCATTCGGCCAACCTATCCGGCCACGAGCTATGGCTACCTGCAACTCGGCGAGCGGCTCCCCAGCGCCGATCAGGTGGCGCACTTTCGCCTGCTGCAATTCCGCGAGAAGCCGAACGCGGAGACGGCCAGCGACTACCTGGAGGCCGGTGATTACTGCTGGAACAGCGGGATCTTCGTCTGGACGACGACGGCGATCCTCGAGGAGCTCGAGCAACGCTTGCCCGACCACCTTGCGGCGCTCGAGCGAGCGGTCGCCGCCGACGGCACGGTGGACTTCGCCGCGGAGCTGCGTCGCGCCTTCGAGCCGCTGCGCCCGATCTCCATCGACTACGCGGTGATGGAGCACGCGCGACAGGTTCATTGCGTCGAGGCGACCTTCGCCTGGAGCGACGTCGGTGGCTGGATCGCGCTCGCGGACTTCCTCGAACACGATCCCTTCGACAACGCAGCGCGTGGTCAGCTCCATGTGCTCGAGGCGGAGGGCAACCTGGCCTTCTGCGACGATCCCCGCGAGCATATTGCGCTGGTCGGGGTGCGCGACCTGATCGTCGTCCGCGCCGGCAACCGGACGCTGGTTACGACGCGCGCGCGCGCTGAGGGGATCAAGCAGCTCGTGCGTGGTTTGGCCGACGAGCTGAAGTAG